The following proteins are encoded in a genomic region of Brachypodium distachyon strain Bd21 chromosome 1, Brachypodium_distachyon_v3.0, whole genome shotgun sequence:
- the LOC100835974 gene encoding uncharacterized protein LOC100835974 has product MEAYAATPVRRPSEPSSPSPTPSPSSLRQWRPAAQRNLRNQWSRLLAAKARWLAAATDGRSHASALVNAHLSRSYMPEMDLGVLKDMPGIRDKASAKLAHKELQCREMLLSAYKEMVLSVSDLVKASRGMRCFSKLSSSSPLICFTDCQDDLNDSGDGGGAPVYKWFSMLEFENFAQELVEMFVSELQLKRLIVLELLSINLKEGVDPSLEWSDELYDGEQYEFQSIGLSSGDSWQLPENWRGDVLQARRSGHTPSHEVLQVYLTSWLANVNIKMSRIDEIFELVGEEMQIKLC; this is encoded by the exons ATGGAGGCCTACGCAGCCACCCCTGTGCGCCGCCCTTCCGAaccctcctccccatccccaaCACCGTCCCCCTCATCTCTGCGCcagtggcggccggcggcgcagcgcAACCTGCGCAACCAGTGGTCGCGCCTGCTCGCTGCCAAGGCCCGGTGGCTGGCGGCCGCCACCGACGGTCGCTCCCACGCCTCCGCGCTCGTCAACGCCCACCTCTCCCGCAG TTACATGCCAGAGATGGATTTGGGGGTGCTCAAAGACATGCCTGGGATCCGTGACAAGGCGAGCGCCAAGTTGGCGCACAAGGAG CTGCAATGCCGCGAGATGCTTCTATCAGCGTACAAAGAGATG GTCCTTTCTGTGTCTGATTTGGTTAAAGCTTCTCGTGGCATGCGATGCTTCTCCAAATTATCTTCGAGTAGCCCACTAATCTGTTTTACTGACTGCCAAGATGATTTGAATGACTCCGGAGATGGTGGAGGAGCTCCAGTATACAAATGGTTCTCCATGTTAGAATTCG AGAATTTTGCCCAAGAGCTTGTTGAGATGTTTGTATCAGAGCTACAATTGAAG AGACTAATTGTCTTGGAACTCCTCTCGATTAACTTGAAAGAAGGTGTAGATCCATCATTAGAATGGTCAGATGAACTCTATGATGGGGAACAGTACGAATTTCAGAGTATTGGCCTTTCTTCGGGAGACAGCTGGCAACTACCTGAAAATTGGAGAGGAGATGTCTTACAGGCACGGCGATCTGGCCATACTCCATCCCATGAGGTTTTACAG GTTTACTTAACCTCTTGGCTTGCTAACGTGAACATCAAGATGAGTAG AATTGACGAAATATTTGAGCTTGTTGGGGAAGAGATGCAAATCAAATTATGTTGA
- the LOC100835666 gene encoding uncharacterized protein LOC100835666 — MSQFHHTQHGGDSDFQMWQQQQMYKQLQEFQRQQHVQQLDHGARMQTSFGQFQASAKAVPADQLPAISNETPNNESAPYAWSHNFASGDPRLSSNPQMLNASSNTNWEQYGGAPGTGNFINGSVFPNTQSQPMRPMGLATHQMNHSFYPIPATSRGGSGNQYPQFLGIPADLQNAMTRAGTHQSEKASRPFSSLMDEPGSQEKGASSSMQNFPGKGGFFSNSSLQGQGASTKAGSPVPVNHLRHGFQLQDFHGRPNQVDFQMGMQEKSTMQVGPASGGASLDPTEEKFLFGDDEDSNWGALLKGDNDHGNSLDNNNFGGALPSLHSGSWSALMQETLQSTTSNNSPKEEWSGLGVHKTEQAIANNSTLPGRDQSKLVALSATNLHNAQPSSASSYADGSMNNPDFASFQHATRTPYEQRDKAPHESSRATATDHQSAAEVNNGYIQQSMKQKQSEEYGRQDQVHLSNGNWAHQKSEMPRNNSHSTGAPSSAHGFWMSQQNAVDRNINQESSNSQNDWKINSPLGQDISSSNQNVFNSDGNFWKLSGGNANLAHRLQQMKPDVQIPKDSSDGKGVSMMGSSMPAINPNQHQMVIGRTGEHVGINHNISRRGSETSESLRRSAEPRPNDGSQEYQTAIHTERQGSILNHGQHVSSDLAARRHSFFAGKESQSLGQSSQQTTGSYMLQNHAMDNTGVNIRHSPGNPVSNNQFPPQSLQAQNNMKPRFITNSQVAGNMASVNEKMLAGDEHFKSRHGVPNSSSASPYGGSDAGLSQNRAVQNSQHMLQLLHKVDNSTNSNAAADVPSSSLDNVATSQQQFSQSSLQGFGLRLAPPSQRQSTSDNLWSSQGNVDGKLAEHSARGDHQLPSAASQYLSPALPSSQPTPFHSSEMGTAGQPAGHFPQLTPGQQYPVPDARSGSVSMPQQGSSATVFKNVWTNISAQRLAGIQSNKITPNILQSMMFSNNASDSNLWGSKKADDQGQKASTPSDAATSSANSHSQETKQAVDSDAGLTSSEIANFDSTGATVSRGNQPLQKHSSDVNFAIPASSLAQLRQQGIMNPRQGENPLANFQVMNTHSAGTNGSGIGLHGSPIPSNITQQNFSLLHQMQALGHVDIDPNNTTGKMLKQTESGSDASHIDWKSAQRFAHGANNSVKSSIDNINGASVQGSFPSDMKMLSFAPRNNEERSTSIPSQIPSRELPSHGMVARNDHQSQVQSLGTNAASNLIERSERPGINPQIAPSWFNAQNRSVFNAQKNLTPPHHVPKASWCMENNSPEHRADSGQSVRPSVPSSMKAAMVRRPKKRKYTEYALVSWHKITEGTQKLRKMSTNEMDWAWAANRLIKKAEDDLESLEDVPVHYLPRKRLIMTTRLIQEVFPAIPATVLRAQAISAYESATFNIAMVTLRDSCIISSDNSRALADNENNPSEQRTSAKQMEDKFSKVVEVFAGRIRKMENDYLSLNMRASMLDMHLECQDLERISIVNRLGRFHGRNHAAGVDPSSVSQMVPRRIFPDRHVMSFAVPGNLPEGAFCLSL; from the exons ATGTCACAGTTTCACCACACACAGCATGGCGGTGATAGTGATTTTCAGATGTGGCAACAGCAGCAGATGTACAAGCAATTGCAGGAGTTCCAAAGACAGCAACATGTACAGCAGCTTGATCATGGAGCCAGGATGCAGACCTCTTTCGGACAGTTTCAAGCATCAGCAAAAGCAGTGCCAGCTGATCAATTGCCAGCGATATCAAATGAAACACCAAACAATGAGTCCGCGCCTTACGCATGGTCACATAATTTTGCTAGCGGTGACCCAAGGTTGTCAAGCAACCCTCAAATGTTGAATGCTAGCAGTAACACAAATTGGGAGCAGTATGGTGGTGCTCCTGGCACGGGCAATTTCATAAATGGTTCAGTATTTCCGAACACTCAAAGTCAACCGATGAGACCGATGGGGTTGGCTACACACCAAATGAACCATTCCTTTTATCCAATACCTGCTACTAGCAGAGGTGGGTCTGGAAACCAGTACCCCCAGTTCTTGGGGATCCCAGCTGATCTCCAGAATGCAATGACAAGGGCAGGTACACATCAGTCTGAAAAGGCATCAAGGCCATTTAGCTCTTTAATGGATGAACCCGGTTCACAAGAGAAAGGTGCTTCCAGTTCTATGCAGAATTTCCCTGGAAAGGGAGGTTTCTTTAGCAACAGTTCCTTACAAGGTCAAGGTGCTAGTACCAAGGCAGGCAGCCCTGTTCCAGTGAATCATCTACGACATGGTTTTCAACTCCAAGATTTTCATGGTAGGCCAAACCAAGTTGATTTTCAAATGGGCATGCAAGAGAAATCAACAATGCAGGTAGGGCCAGCAAGTGGTGGGGCTAGCCTTGACCCTACTGAGGAGAAGTTCCTGTTTGGGGATGACGAGGATAGCAACTGGGGAGCTTTGTTGAAGGGAGACAATGATCATGGTAATTCTTTAGATAATAATAACTTTGGCGGTGCTTTGCCATCTCTGCACAGTGGGAGCTGGAGTGCCCTTATGCAGGAAACACTACAGTCTACAACCAGCAACAATAGTCCTAAAGAAGAATGGAGTGGCCTGGGTGTGCATAAAACTGAACAGGCAATTGCCAACAATTCAACTTTACCAGGTCGTGACCAGAGTAAGCTTGTGGCATTAAGTGCAACAAACCTACACAATGCACAGCCTTCGTCAGCATCTAGCTATGCTGATGGAAGTATGAATAATCCAGATTTTGCTAGCTTTCAGCATGCTACAAGAACTCCTTATGAGCAAAGAGACAAAGCGCCACATGAATCTTCTCgtgctaccgctaccgaccaTCAGTCAGCTGCAGAAGTCAATAATGGATATATTCAGCAGAGCATGAAGCAAAAGCAATCCGAGGAATATGGAAGACAAGATCAGGTGCACTTATCAAATGGCAATTGGGCTCATCAGAAATCTGAAATGCCAAGAAATAATTCACACTCAACTGGTGCACCGTCAAGTGCACATGGATTTTGGATGTCGCAACAAAATGCAGTTGATCGTAATATCAACCAAGAGTCCAGTAATAGCCAAAATGACTGGAAAATCAACAGTCCCCTGGGACAAGACATCAGTAGTAGTAACCAAAATGTCTTTAATAGTGATGGAAACTTTTGGAAGCTGAGTGGTGGTAATGCAAATTTAGCCCATAGGCTTCAGCAGATGAAGCCTGATGTGCAAATCCCAAAGGACAGTTCTGATGGCAAAGGTGTCAGTATGATGGGCTCAAGCATGCCAGCAATAAATCCAAACCAGCACCAGATGGTTATTGGTCGAACCGGTGAGCATGTTGGAATAAACCATAATATTTCACGTAGGGGTTCAGAAACCTCAGAATCACTAAGGAGAAGTGCAGAGCCAAGACCGAATGATGGCAGCCAGGAGTACCAGACTGCAATACACACAGAAAGGCAAGGGAGCATCTTAAACCATGGACAGCATGTGAGCAGCGACCTTGCTGCCAGGAGGCATTCCTTCTTTGCTGGAAAGGAATCCCAATCTTTAGGTCAATCTAGCCAGCAAACAACGGGATCTTACATGTTGCAGAATCATGCAATGGACAACACAGGGGTGAACATTAGGCATTCTCCGGGTAATCCAGTTTCCAATAATCAGTTTCCACCTCAGTCACTTCAGGCACAAAATAACATGAAGCCTCGGTTTATCACCAACTCCCAGGTTGCTGGCAATATGGCTTCAGTTAATGAG AAAATGCTGGCCGGTGATGAGCACTTTAAATCCCGACATGGTGTCCCTAACAGTTCCAGTGCATCACCCTACGGAGGATCTGATGCTGGTCTGTCTCAAAACAGAGCAGTTCAGAACAG tCAACATATGCTTCAACTTCTTCACAAGGTGGACAACTCAACAAATAGCAATGCAGCTGCAGACGTGCCCAGCAGTTCTCTTGATAATGTTGCTACTTCCCAGCAACAATTTAGTCAATCTTCTTTGCAAGGATTCGGATTAAGATTAGCACCACCATCCCAAAGACAGTCAACTTCAGATAATTTATGGTCTAGTCAGGGTAATGTTGATGGCAAGCTTGCTGAACACTCAGCAAGGGGAGATCACCAGCTACCTTCCGCTGCTTCCCAGTATTTGTCACCTGCTCTTCCAAGCTCACAACCAACACCATTTCACTCTTCAGAAATGGGTACTGCTGGACAGCCAGCTGGACATTTCCCCCAGTTAACTCCAGGCCAGCAATATCCTGTGCCAGACGCAAGATCTGGTTCTGTATCCATGCCTCAGCAAGGCAGCTCAGCAACAGTGTTCAAGAATGTTTGGACAAACATATCAGCGCAACGTTTAGCTGGTATCCAATCTAACAAGATTACACCCAACATTCTGCAGTCTATGATGTTTTCCAATAACGCTTCAGATTCCAACTTATGGGGCTCAAAGAAGGCAGACGACCAAGGACAGAAGGCATCAACTCCATCTGATGCTGCCACGAGTTCTGCCAATTCACATAGCCAAGAGACAAAACAAGCTGTGGACAGTGATGCAGGGTTAACCTCTTCTGAGATCGCAAATTTTGATTCGACTGGTGCTACTGTATCCAGAGGGAATCAACCCCTGCAGAAGCATTCTTCAGACGTGAACTTTGCCATCCCTGCTTCATCCTTGGCTCAATTGCGTCAGCAGGGCATCATGAACCCTAGACAAGGAGAGAACCCTTTAGCTAACTTTCAGGTTATGAATACTCACAGTGCGGGAACTAATGGTAGTGGCATTGGGCTACATGGAAGCCCAATACCTTCGAACATCACGCAGCAAAATTTCTCTCTGCTGCATCAAATGCAAGCATTGGGCCATGTGGATATTGATCCGAACAATACAACTGGAAAGATGCTTAAACAAACCGAGTCAGGTTCTGATGCATCGCACATTGACTGGAAGTCTGCTCAGAGGTTTGCACATGGAGCCAATAATTCAGTCAAGTCGTCCATAGATAACATTAACGGTGCTAGCGTCCAAGGGTCATTCCCTTCAGACATGAAAATGCTTAGCTTTGCTCCTAGGAACAATGAGGAGAGAAGTACAAGCATACCTTCCCAGATACCTTCTAGAGAACTTCCCTCTCATGGTATGGTTGCGCGGAATGATCATCAAAGTCAAGTTCAATCTCTTGGGACAAATGCAGCATCAAATTTGATTGAAAGAAGTGAGAGACCTGGGATAAACCCTCAAATAGCACCTTCTTGGTTTAATGCGCAGAACCGTTCTGTGTTTAATGCGCAGAAGAACCTAACACCACCACATCATGTTCCAAAAGCTTCTTGGTGCATGGAAAATAACTCCCCAGAGCATAGAGCTGATTCTGGCCAGTCTGTTAGGCCTTCAGTGCCTTCCAGTATGAAGGCAGCTATGGTGAGAAGGCCAAAGAAGCGCAAATATACAGAATATGCCCTTGTTTCTTGGCATAAAATCACTGAAGGCACCCAAAAGTTGAGAAAGATGAG CACGAATGAGATGGATTGGGCTTGGGCAGCAAATAGATTAATTAAGAAG GCTGAGGATGACTTAGAAAGTTTGGAAGATGTCCCTGTGCACTATTTACCGCGCAAAAGGTTAATTATGACCACACGGTTGATTCAGGAAGTTTTCCCTGCTATACCAGCAACAGTTCTCAGAGCACAAGCTATATCAGCTTATGAAAGTGCAACATTCAATATAGCTATGGTCACACTAAGGGACTCATGCATCATCTCATCAGATAACTCTCGTGCTCTTGCAGATAATGAAAATAA CCCATCTGAACAAAGAACAAGTGCCAAGCAAATGGAAGACAAGTTCTCAAAGGTTGTGGAAGTCTTTGCTGGAAGAATCAGGAAAATGGAAAATGACTATCTGAG CTTGAATATGAGGGCTTCGATGCTGGATATGCATCTGGAGTGCCAGGATTTGGAAAGGATTTCTATTGTAAATCGATTGGGAAGATTCCATGGCCGGAACCATGCGGCGGGAGTCGACCCGTCATCAGTTTCACAGATGGTTCCTCGCAGAATCTTCCCAGATAGACATGTCATGTCTTTTGCTGTGCCTGGAAATCTTCCTGAAGGGGCGTTCTGTTTGTCACTCTGA